The genomic region AAGGTGCAGTTCCTCGTAACGGTGCTACACGAGCCTAAACTGCTCATCTTCGACGAGCCTTTTAGCGGCTTTGACCCTATCAATGCCTCTATTATCAAGGACGAAATCCTCTACCTGCGCGACCAAGGGGCTACAGTGATCTTCTCAACCCATAGAATGGAATCAGTAGAGGAACTCTGCGACCATATTGCACTGATTAACAAGTCGGAAAAGGTGCTTGAGGGCAAGCTCACCGACATCAAGCGGCAGTACAAACGCAACATATACGAGGTAGGCTTAAAGGTAGCCCCAGAAGCAAAAGAGGCACTGTTCAGTGAGCTACAAGCACAGTTTGAAGTACAAAAGACACAATTCCACAGCCTTTATGACGATTTGCAGTTGCATATCCACAAGAAAGAAGGACAAAGCACCAATGAGCTACTGCAATACCTCACTACCAAAGCAGAAGTAACCCACTTTGTGGAGGCAATACCCAGCGTCAATGAGATATTCATCTCTATTTGTGGACAAACACCCCTTAAAGAGCCAGAAGAATGAAGAATTTAAGCATCATCACCCAGAGAGAATACCTGAACAAGGTAAGGAATAAGTCGTTTGTGATAATGACCTTTGTGAGTCCGCTGATACTCATCATTTTCGGGGCATTGGTAGCCTACCTAACCCAAGTAAACAACTCAGGGGCAGCAAAGGAGATTGTAGTATTGGACGAGAGCGGTCTGTTTGAGGGCACTTTTAAGCCTACGGAGAGTGCCACGTATGAATATCGCACCGGTGGCAGTCTCAAGGATGCGAAGGCAGCAGTGCTCGCTAAGGGCAAGTACGGACTGCTGTATATACCCAATGATAGTCTGCCGCAAGTGCAGTTTTTCAGTGAGGAGACCCCTCCCCTATCCTTGGTAAACACACTGACGCAGGCAGTTGAGAATACCCTTTTCCAGAAGAACCTCACTGCCAAAGGTATCAAAGCGGCTGACATTGAGAAGGCTAAAACTAAGGTAAACTTGCAGCTTGAGAACTTCACAGGCGAACGCAGTTCGGAGATAGACAGCATCTTGAAGATTGCTATTGGCGGGGCGGCGGGCTACCTCATCTTTATGTTTATCATCATCTACGGCAACCTGATAATGCGCAGTGTGATTGAGGAAAAGACCAACCGCATTGTGGAAATCATCATCTCCTCGGTAAGACCTCAAACGCTGCTCTTAGGGAAAATCTTCGGTAGCTCGCTGGCAGGGCTGACACAGTTTGCTATATGGATCGTCATCGGTGGGGTGGGATTGGCATTGCTGCCGTCGTTCTTTCCTGTTGCTGCGCCACGTGTGGGTGAACTCCCTATGAGCGATATGAGCAGTATTCTCACGGCAGTATCGCATTTCCCTTTTGCTGAGCTATCGCTGCTATTCCTGCTATTCTTTATAGGCGGCTACCTGCTTTACAGTGCCATCTTTGCCACTATCGGGGCTATGGTGGACAACGAGACGGATACGCAACAATTTATTATCCCTGTATTGCTACCGCTGATATTGGCGGTCTACGTTGGGATGTACAGCGTGATAGAAGAGCCTCACGGAACGGTGTCGGTGGTGTTCTCGTACATCCCCCTGACCTCGCCTGTGGTAATGCTAATGCGCGTGCCCTTTGGTGTGGCGTGGTGGGAGGTGCTGCTATCGCTCCTCGCGCTGTATGCGAGCTTCCTATTAGTAATTCGCTTGGCAGGGAAGATTTACCGCATAGGGATACTCATCTATGGGAAGAAAGCGAGTTATAAAGACATCTGGAAGTGGCTCAGACAGTAGTGAGGTACGAGCCTTACGGGTAATTAGTAGGAACTGCATAAATAGTCGAGTAATAATAATGGTCAGTCATTAATATGAATACACAAAATAAATACGTAAATCGCGAACTCAGTTGGCTGAAATTCAATGCGCGAGTGTTGCAGGAGGCGGCGGATCAGCGGGTACCTCTGCTCGAGCGTTTACGCTTTGCTGGGATTTTCTCCAATAACTTGGACGAATTTTTTAAGGTGCGCTATGCTACGGTGAAGCGCGTGGCAACCAATGAGGCTGCGGATACGGAACTCGGGATGCACGCCAAAGAGTTGCTTGAGGAGATCACCCGTGAGGTCATCGCCTTGCAGAACGAGAGCTTAGAGATCATCGATAGTATCACCACGGAGCTGGAAAAGGAGCAGATTTTTATGGTCAATGAGCGCACCTTGCTGCCTGAGCACGAGGCTTTCGTCAATGCGTACTTCTACAACAAGGTGCGCCCCGCGCTTTTTACCATTATCCTGAACGACTTGGAGCGTTTTCCGCAGCTTAAGGACGATGTGGCTTATCTTGCCATCAAGATGATACTCAAGAAGGTGCCAAAGAGCAAGGACGA from Capnocytophaga haemolytica harbors:
- a CDS encoding ABC transporter ATP-binding protein, translated to MLYAENIYKNYGNYTALKDVSLHVPRGSIFGLLGPNGAGKTSLIRIINQIVYPDAGRVLFDGVPLAPEHTTQIGYLPEERGLYKSMKVGEQALYLAQLKGLSKEEAKRRLRFWFDRLDIGDWWDKKIQELSKGMAQKVQFLVTVLHEPKLLIFDEPFSGFDPINASIIKDEILYLRDQGATVIFSTHRMESVEELCDHIALINKSEKVLEGKLTDIKRQYKRNIYEVGLKVAPEAKEALFSELQAQFEVQKTQFHSLYDDLQLHIHKKEGQSTNELLQYLTTKAEVTHFVEAIPSVNEIFISICGQTPLKEPEE
- a CDS encoding ABC transporter permease; protein product: MKNLSIITQREYLNKVRNKSFVIMTFVSPLILIIFGALVAYLTQVNNSGAAKEIVVLDESGLFEGTFKPTESATYEYRTGGSLKDAKAAVLAKGKYGLLYIPNDSLPQVQFFSEETPPLSLVNTLTQAVENTLFQKNLTAKGIKAADIEKAKTKVNLQLENFTGERSSEIDSILKIAIGGAAGYLIFMFIIIYGNLIMRSVIEEKTNRIVEIIISSVRPQTLLLGKIFGSSLAGLTQFAIWIVIGGVGLALLPSFFPVAAPRVGELPMSDMSSILTAVSHFPFAELSLLFLLFFIGGYLLYSAIFATIGAMVDNETDTQQFIIPVLLPLILAVYVGMYSVIEEPHGTVSVVFSYIPLTSPVVMLMRVPFGVAWWEVLLSLLALYASFLLVIRLAGKIYRIGILIYGKKASYKDIWKWLRQ